The genome window CCCTCGAGAAGGCCCCTTCAGAATTCAgatttcagagagagagagagagaggagagaaatcAAGTAGatatcgcggcgacgggggacACGTATTTCGTAGAAACGCATTGCGTCTTTGTGTCAGCAGGATGCATGCATCCCTAAGTTTATGCGTAGAGAGctctctaaaaataaaatttcagGTTCGTCAAGTTGCGCTGCTTGCGCATGGCATTTTTTCTAAACTAGCAAAATTGCTCCGCAATCGTGCGGATAGCTTTCATATATTATCATTCATCTACTGATTCTTCAACATTTTCAACACTAAATAAAACAAAGGCACACTCAACCCTGGTGACAACCAAAGAGCATCAGGGATGCCTATTCGACACCCAGTGCAATATTAAGATCATCTCCGGGAGGGCCTCTTCATACATGTGTACAATCGCGCTAGTAAAAAAGCGCTCCCTTTTACAAGAGATTCACCGTCAATGTGGCATCCGAAAGAAAACATACAGTACCATTTGGTATCACCTGCGAGATGGTCTAGCAATTTGGCACCAGAAGAAAAACACAGCTCACACAGCTATCACCTGGATAAATGGAACAGAGACGTGTCAAGActatcagagagagagagagagagagagagagagagagagagagaaattacAAATTGGGGAAGCTTACCTTGTCTGTTTCTTACTTGCGTCAGATTCAGATTTCCACACTATATCTTTCAATTCTGATGAGAAACTCTTGTAGAACTGCATACAATTTTGACGACGTAATGttcattattcaaaagtactaAGAAAGAGACTCGCTGAAAAATGTTTTGCAATAAGAATAGTAAATAAAACATTTTGGAATGTACATTGTGAAACTCCAATGTGTCTCCTCCGGTTTTACGAAGCTCAACCATGTGAAGTGACGGAGCAACCTCAAAAACCTGCAAACAGATTTGAACATTGGTACACATGCGAGGGAAACACTCATACAACAGAATGAATTGTTGTTGTGCTCAATATTGTACTAGATTTTTCTTCAATACTGAAACTAGAAGTTTTTTTTAGGAAACTGAAACCAGAAGTTAATGCAGCCTTATACAACTATAACAAGATAAACTCCAATGTTGCAATATTAAGCATATTGCCAGTACCTCCGTTGCTACAGATAAATGGCCTTTTCTTCCAGTCTTGTCGCCTTTCAATTTCATCTGGAAGTCCAAAAACAAAGGTATGTGTAAATCATGGATGTCATAAATTCTAATGCGAATCCTCAAGAAACCTATTAGTCTGTACCACCCATTTATCCAAAATGTCACACACCTTATAATTTTGTTTCCGCACATTGAAACCAAGTGGTCCACAAGCTTCTTCTATTTTAGACATGATCTCTTGTGGTGTACATTGAGATGTGAAGGATGTTTCCCGCTTTACCATTCCCTATTTAAGAAAGTCTTGAATTAGTTAGAAACCAAGAAAAAGGTGAACTAAAAGTACAAAAAAAATCCGGATCAACTACAGTGTTTATATTTACAAAAGTGGGCAATAATAGCAGAATGATAAAAGGACATAATGGCTACTTCAATGTGCTAATCTCCAAGGCTGCGACCCATCCAGAAATACCACCAGCTTCTTAAGGGAATTTCCTCCCAAGATAACTGAAACTAATCTATTACACATTCCAAACATGGGGCTATTATGAATTAGAAGCTCTATGGACTTACCATCATCTCcttctcaaataaatttccaaggTTGAAGCCTTGTGACCTTGAAATAAGAGCAAATGCATTCATGGATTCCggtttttctcttttctccgCCACAAGATGTTCCTAAAACGTCGAAAATAAAAGGTAACCCATTAAGCGGTGCCCTGTATGTAACACTTAATTATTGGTTAACTGAGATATCTACTAATCGGATATTTTAAGGGACAACCtatatccatataaattttttGTGTCATCTGAGTcgcaagaaaaaaagaatgtgtgtgtgtgtgtgtgtgcatcATTAAGTTTCCATCCTGCCAAAGATATTCTCAATATGATCTTTCAAAACTGAAGGAATAAAAAACGTCACCAAACTGTGATCAATAATGTGAACATGAAATAGAAAATCAAAATGTTTCTAAAGCACATAATATTTCTGGGAACATTTTCAAATCAATCACAAGTTCAAAATGAACCCTTAGCTTGTATTATACCTCTGAATCATTGAATGCAGCATCAACATCGTCAAGGCTAACATCTTCACCTTGTTCAAAATGAGGTGGCTTATAGTCCTTTTTGAACCATTCATTTTCCAAAATTTCTGAAATTGTTATCCTCTGCATAGAATAAAACACCCATTTCTCAAACAGTGACGAAAGTAAGGCTAAGAAATAGACGAATTCGCTGGAACTGACAGTGGTCTGCTGGCTGCAATACATCGATTAAGTGAAAAGGCACATTCTTAACTCGCACTTACCGTATTAGGATTAGGATCGAGAATACGCTTAATGAACTTCTTTGCACCGGAAGAAAACCATGGAGGACAAGAAACATTTGCCTGGCAGATCTGTAAAGGAAGTCACAAAAAGGTTCATCCCACAGTTACCTCTGAGCTTCACAGGGAAACCAAGATTGCAAGTCCACTGCATAAACTTACCAATTTGTAAAGTCTCATCAGATTGGCGTCATCGAAGGGTAAATATCCAGCCATAAGGACAAATAAGATTA of Phragmites australis chromosome 3, lpPhrAust1.1, whole genome shotgun sequence contains these proteins:
- the LOC133911476 gene encoding CBL-interacting protein kinase 9; translation: MAAAAGKKTRVGPYELGKTIGEGSFAKVKLARHSRTGELFAIKVLDRNHVLRHKMVEQIKREISTMKLIKHPNVVQLHEVMASKSKIYMVLEFVDGGELFDKIVNSGRLGEDEARRYFHQLINAVDYCHSRGVYHRDLKPENLLLDLNGALKVSDFGLSAFAPQTKEDGLLHTACGTPNYVAPEVLADKGYDGMAADVWSCGIILFVLMAGYLPFDDANLMRLYKLICQANVSCPPWFSSGAKKFIKRILDPNPNTRITISEILENEWFKKDYKPPHFEQGEDVSLDDVDAAFNDSEEHLVAEKREKPESMNAFALISRSQGFNLGNLFEKEMMGMVKRETSFTSQCTPQEIMSKIEEACGPLGFNVRKQNYKMKLKGDKTGRKGHLSVATEVFEVAPSLHMVELRKTGGDTLEFHNFYKSFSSELKDIVWKSESDASKKQTR